TGATTCCGGGCCATTGCAGACCGTGCAATTCTTCCAGAATCTGATTCTGAGCCATTGCAGACCATGCAAATCCTCCAGAATCTGATTCCGGGCCATTGCAGACCATGCAATTCTTCCAGAATCTGATTCTGAGCCATTGCAGACCGTGCAAATCCTCCAGAATCTGATTCTGAGCGATTGCAACGCCTGCAACGGCTTAAAAACCCGGTTTTGGACGATTGCAACGCCTGCAATGGCATAAAAACCCGGTTTTGGACGATTGCAATGCCTGCAATGGCATAAAAACCCGGTTTTGGGCGATTGCAATGCCTGCAATGGCGTAAAAACCCGGTTTTGGGCGATTGCAACGCCTGCAATGGCGTAAAAACCCGGTTTTGGGCGATTGCAACGCCTGCAATGGCATAAAAACCCGGTTTTGGACGATTGCAATGCCTGCAATGGCATAAAAACCCGGTTTTGGGCTTTACACGACGTGACGGAGGTAAAACTTGGCACGTTTTTAGCACGCGTGAGGCGGAGCAATCCTCTCCCTGCCCCACCCAAACGAGACATCAACGGCCGCCGCAAGGCACAGCCGACTACATATCACCCTCACACAAACAGACAAATGGAGAAAACAAAGAAGAATACCGACCCGCTACTGGACGAGATCACCGGCAGCGAATACAAGTACGGCTTCACTACGGACATCGACACGGAGCTGCTGCACCGCGGACTCGATGAGGACGTGATCCGTCTGATCTCACGCAAGAAGGAGGAGCCCGAGTGGCTCTTAGACTTCCGCCTCCGCGCCTTCCGCCACTGGCAGACGCTGGAGATGCCCCAATGGGCGCACCTCAACATCCCGCCCATCGATTATCAAGACATCATCTACTACGCCGCCCCGAAAAAGAAGGCCGGGCCCAAGAGCCTCGACGAGGTGGACCCGGAGCTACTCAAGACGTTCGACAAGCTGGGCATCCCGCTCCACGAGCAGAAGATCCTCAGCGGCATGGCCGTCGATGCGGTCATGGACAGCGTCTCGGTGAAGACCACCTTCAAGGAGGTGCTGGCCGAAAAGGGCATCATCTTCTCCTCCTTCAGCGAGGCGGTGAAGCACCACCCGGACCTTGTCCGCAAATACCTCGGCACGGTGGTCGGTTATCGCGACAACTTCTTCGCCGCACTCAACTCGGCCGTCTTCTCCGACGGATCGTTCGTCTACATCCCCAAAGGCGTGCGTTGCCCGATGGAGCTGAGCACCTACTTCCGCATCAACGCCGCCAACACGGGTCAGTTTGAGCGCACCCTCATCGTGGCCGACGACGACGCCTACGTGAGCTACCTCGAAGGTTGCACCGCGCCCATGCGCGACGAGAATCAGCTGCACGCCGCCATCGTGGAGATCATCGCCATGGATCGCGCGGAGGTGAAATACTCCACCGTGCAGAACTGGTATCCGGGCGACAAGGACGGCAACGGCGGTATCTACAACTTCGTCACCAAGCGCGGCATGTGTAAGGGTGAGAGTAGCAAGATCTCCTGGACGCAGGTGGAGACCGGATCGGCCATCACGTGGAAATACCCCTCGTGCATCCTGGCCGGCGACAATTCCGTGGGCGAATTCTACTCCGTGGCCGTGACCAACAACTATCAGCAGGCCGACACGGGCACGAAGATGATCCACCTGGGCCGCAACACCCGCAGCACGATCGTCTCGAAGGGCATCTCCGCCGGACATAGCCAGAACAGCTACCGCGGCCTCGTGAAGGTCACCCCGCGCGCTGAGGGCGCCCGCAACCACAGCCAGTGCGACAGCCTGCTGCTCAGCTCCACCTGTGGCGCACACACGTTCCCCTACGTCGACATACAGAACGAGACGGCCGTCGTGGAGCACGAGGCCACAACGAGCAAGGTGAACGAAGAGCAACTGTTCTACTGCAACCAGCGCGGCATCGACACGGAGAAGGCCGTCAGCCTGATCGTCGGCGGGTACGCCCGCGAGGTGATGAACAAGCTGCCGATGGAGTTCGCCGTCGAGGCCACGAAGCTGTTGCAGATCTCTCTGGAGGGAAGCGTGGGATGAAACGGCGTCGGCTCCTCCTGTTGCTGTCCATCGTGGCGGTGGGCTGGATGACAGCCTTCGGCCAAGACGATTGTCGGCGCCGGTGGGCCATCAACGCCGGCGGATCGCCCTTCGCACAACCGGTGCAGACGGGCAGCTACCCCCGCGCTATCGTCGTGACGCATGGCACGGAGTGGTTCGTGACCGGCGAGCTCGCACTGCCCGACAAGTGGGCCGTCGAAGCGGGTTACTTCCACACGGAGATCGTTTACGACAACGACGCCGCCCGCACCATGCAGGGCCTGCGGTTAGGGATGAAGCGCTACTTCCTGCCCGACCGCTTCCCCGTGCAGCCCTTCCTCGCGGCCTCGGCCTGGGGCAACTTCGACGAACGCGTCCGTCGCACCACGGCGCCCTATTTGGACAGCCACGCGACGTATTACTTCCGCAACCCGCGTCTGTCCCTTTCGCCCGGCATCGGGCTGGACTGTTACCTCTTTTCGTCCATCGCCCTCACGCTGCGCTACGACTTTGTCATCGGCCTCGGCGCCCGCACGGCGATCGACCAGCCCGGTGGAGGCATCGACATGGGCTCCAGCTATGCCGACCGCGGCATGTATCACGACCTCAGCGTCGGCCTCAAGGTCAACTTCCCCTTCTGCTTCCGCGAGGGCGACGCCTGGACACTTTTCTATATGATACTCGACAACATCCTCTACTAAGTTGGGCGCGGCCCTCCCCTGCCAGGTACCCGGCCAGCTTGGCCGGCCTCCCTGAGGCCTTGATCTTCTTTTGCTTCTTTTCTTCCATCAAGGGAAGAAAAGAAGGACCAGAGAAGAAGCAAGGAGCAGAGAAGAAGCCCCCAACTATTTCACCCTACATACATATAACCTACCCCTTATCACCCCCTACTATGTTATTAGAGATAAACAACCTACATGCCGGCATCGACGGCAAAGAGATATTGCGAGGCATCGACCTCCGCGTGAACGCCGGCGAGATACACGCCATCATGGGCCCCAATGGCTCGGGCAAGAGCACACTCAGCAGTGTGCTGGTCGGCAATCCAGCCTTTGAGGTGACTCAAGGCTCAGTGACCTTCCAAGGCAAAGACCTCCTGGAGCTGGCCCCCGAAGAGCGCAGCTGCGAAGGCATCTTCCTCAGCTTCCAGTACCCCGTAGAGATCCCCGGCGTGAGCATGGTGAACTTCATGCGTGCGGCCGTCAATGCCCGCCGCGAGTACCGTGGCGAGGAGCCCGTTTCAGCCACCGACTTCCTCAAGTTGATGCGTGAGAAGCGCGAAATCGTGGAGCTGGACAACCGCCTGATGAACCGCAGCGTGAACGAGGGCTTCTCCGGCGGCGAGAAGAAGCGCAACGAGATCTTCCAAATGGCCATGCTCGAACCCACGCTCGCCATCCTCGACGAGACGGACAGCGGCCTCGACATCGACGCCCTCCGCATCGTGGCCAAAGGTGTCAACCTGCTCCGCCGACCGGATAACGCCACCATCGTCATCACGCACTATCAGCGCCTCCTGGACTACATCAAGCCCGACGTGGTGCATGTACTCTACCACGGACGCATCGTCAAGACAGGCGGCCCAGAGCTGGCGCTCGAGCTGGAGAAGAAGGGATATGATTGGATCAAGGAACAGAACGATTGACCCGCTGCTGACATGAACTCCGAACAACAATACATCGACCTCTACTTGAGTCACCGCGACACGGTGCACCGTCATGCACCGGCGTGCATGAACGCACCGCGTGACCGGGCTTTGGAGGATCTGCGCCGCGGGGGATTCCCGTCGACAACAAGCGAGTACTACAAATACACCGACATGCAGGAGGCCTTTGCGCCGGACTATGGCCTGAACCTCGACCGCCGACCGGTAGCTATCGAGACGGCCGACCTCTTCCGCTGCAATGTGCCCAACCTCAGCGCCACGCCCTGCTTCGTGGTCAACGACACGTTCTACTCTGACGGCCGACTCGAGGCTTCCCTCCCCGCAGGCGTCTACGTGGGCAACATCGCTGGCTTTGCCGAACGTCACCCCGAGCAGGCCGCGCGTTACTACGGGCAGGCGGCTCACACCAACCACGATGCGATCGCAGCGCTGAACACACTCTTCGCGCAAGACGGCCTCGTGGTCTACGTGCCCGCCGGCGTCACTCTGGAGCGGCCCGTGCAGCTGATCAACCTCTTCCGCAGCACGGAGCCTATCATGGCAAATAGGCGCATCCTCTTCGTCGTAGAAGATGGCGCCTCAGCCAAACTGCTCGTCTGCGATCACAGCATGGGCGACACCGATTTCCTCTCCACAGAGGTGATCGAGATCATCGCCGGCCGCGACGCAGTAGTCGACTATTACGACCTCGAGGAGAGCTCCATCCGCACGCGCCGCTTCTCCTCACTCTTCGTCACACAGGAAGCCGGAAGCAACGTGCTCGTTAACGGTATCACGCTCAACAACGGCCAGACACGCAATAACTACCGCGCCCGCATCAATGGCGAAGGCGCCGAGCTGACCCTCTGCGGTATGGCCATCGAAGACCGCGAGCAGCGCGTGGACACGTACTCGCACATCTCGCACCGCGTGCCCCGCTGCACCAGCAACGAGCTCTTCA
The sequence above is drawn from the Tannerella serpentiformis genome and encodes:
- the sufB gene encoding Fe-S cluster assembly protein SufB encodes the protein MEKTKKNTDPLLDEITGSEYKYGFTTDIDTELLHRGLDEDVIRLISRKKEEPEWLLDFRLRAFRHWQTLEMPQWAHLNIPPIDYQDIIYYAAPKKKAGPKSLDEVDPELLKTFDKLGIPLHEQKILSGMAVDAVMDSVSVKTTFKEVLAEKGIIFSSFSEAVKHHPDLVRKYLGTVVGYRDNFFAALNSAVFSDGSFVYIPKGVRCPMELSTYFRINAANTGQFERTLIVADDDAYVSYLEGCTAPMRDENQLHAAIVEIIAMDRAEVKYSTVQNWYPGDKDGNGGIYNFVTKRGMCKGESSKISWTQVETGSAITWKYPSCILAGDNSVGEFYSVAVTNNYQQADTGTKMIHLGRNTRSTIVSKGISAGHSQNSYRGLVKVTPRAEGARNHSQCDSLLLSSTCGAHTFPYVDIQNETAVVEHEATTSKVNEEQLFYCNQRGIDTEKAVSLIVGGYAREVMNKLPMEFAVEATKLLQISLEGSVG
- the sufC gene encoding Fe-S cluster assembly ATPase SufC, with amino-acid sequence MLLEINNLHAGIDGKEILRGIDLRVNAGEIHAIMGPNGSGKSTLSSVLVGNPAFEVTQGSVTFQGKDLLELAPEERSCEGIFLSFQYPVEIPGVSMVNFMRAAVNARREYRGEEPVSATDFLKLMREKREIVELDNRLMNRSVNEGFSGGEKKRNEIFQMAMLEPTLAILDETDSGLDIDALRIVAKGVNLLRRPDNATIVITHYQRLLDYIKPDVVHVLYHGRIVKTGGPELALELEKKGYDWIKEQND
- the sufD gene encoding Fe-S cluster assembly protein SufD; translation: MNSEQQYIDLYLSHRDTVHRHAPACMNAPRDRALEDLRRGGFPSTTSEYYKYTDMQEAFAPDYGLNLDRRPVAIETADLFRCNVPNLSATPCFVVNDTFYSDGRLEASLPAGVYVGNIAGFAERHPEQAARYYGQAAHTNHDAIAALNTLFAQDGLVVYVPAGVTLERPVQLINLFRSTEPIMANRRILFVVEDGASAKLLVCDHSMGDTDFLSTEVIEIIAGRDAVVDYYDLEESSIRTRRFSSLFVTQEAGSNVLVNGITLNNGQTRNNYRARINGEGAELTLCGMAIEDREQRVDTYSHISHRVPRCTSNELFKYVLDDRAVGAFAGRILVCEGADKTEAYQTNRNICMTREARMYSKPQLEIYADDVKCSHGMTTGQLDEQALFYMQSRGIPLSEARMMLSVAFTSDVIDRVRLEPLKERLRTLVERRFRGEPARCAGCEHANGGSVKG